A stretch of Eleutherodactylus coqui strain aEleCoq1 chromosome 9, aEleCoq1.hap1, whole genome shotgun sequence DNA encodes these proteins:
- the RBM24 gene encoding RNA-binding protein 24 — translation MHTTQKDTTYTKIFVGGLPYHTTDSSLRKYFEVFGDIEEAVVITDRQTGKSRGYGFVTMADRAAAERACKDPNPIIDGRKANVNLAYLGAKPRIMQPGFAFGVQQIHPALIQRPFGIPAHYVYPHAFVQPGVVIPHVQPTAAAASTSPYIDYTGAAYAQYSAAAAAYDQYPYAASPAATGYVTTAGYGYAVQQPLTAAAPGTAAAAAAAFGQYQPQQLQADRMQ, via the exons ATGCACACTACCCAGAAAGATACCACCTACACCAAGATCTTCGTCGGGGGGCTGCCCTACCACACCACGGACTCCAGCCTCAGGAAGTACTTCGAGGTGTTCGGGGACATCGAGGAGGCGGTGGTCATCACGGACCGGCAGACCGGCAAGTCCAGAGGCTATGGCTTT GTTACAATGGCTGATCGAGCTGCTGCCGAAAGAGCCTGCAAAGACCCCAATCCCATCATCGATGGGAGAAAAGCCAATGTGAATCTCGCGTACCTGGGAGCCAAGCCCCGGATAATGCAGCCAG GTTTTGCATTTGGGGTCCAGCAGATCCACCCAGCACTTATACAAAGGCCTTTTGG GATTCCTGCACATTATGTATACCCTCATGCTTTTGTGCAACCAGGAGTCGTAATCCCACATGTCCAGCCCACAGCTGCTGCTGCATCTACAAGTCCATATATCGACTACACTGGAGCCGCCTATGCCCAGTactctgctgctgccgccgcctaTGATCAATACCCGTATGCAGCTTCACCGGCTGCAACTGGATACGTCACCACTGCTGGTTATGGTTACGCAGTTCAGCAGCCGCTCACTGCTGCAGCCCCGGGAACTGCTGCAGCAGCTGCTGCTGCTTTTGGTCAGTACCAACCACAACAGCTGCAGGCTGACCGCATGCAGTAG